In Drosophila yakuba strain Tai18E2 chromosome 2R, Prin_Dyak_Tai18E2_2.1, whole genome shotgun sequence, a single genomic region encodes these proteins:
- the LOC6530331 gene encoding uncharacterized protein LOC6530331 gives MACRCRYLKQIFTKCCYCYSLRFGVLLFGCIFLTWFIYITLGTAFMMECIFPDEYQKSLIPAQAALKATMVFSFFGIIVSAMLCIGVHNNNEMLFLPFLGFAPIWIIVHIFALTVYCFNTVIIVLTVITMIILLYAWLVVWSYYIELLFAYEDELETGYV, from the exons ATGGCTTGTCGCTGCAGATATCTTAAGCAGATCTTCACTAAGTGCTGCTACTGCTATTCCCTGCGCTTCGGCGTGCTGCTCTTCGGATGCATTTTTCTGACCTGGTTCATCTACATCACCCTCGGCACCGCCTTTATGATGGAGTGCATCTTTCCGGACGAGTACCAGAAGTCCCTCATCCCAGCACAAGCGGCCCTCAAGGCCACCATGGTCTTCTCCTTCTTCGGCATCATAGTTTCGGCCATGCTCTGCATTGGAGTGCATAAT AACAACGAGATGCTGTTTCTCCCATTTTTGGGTTTCGCACCCATTTGGATAATTGTGCACATTTTTGCCCTGACCGTTTACTGCTTTAATACCGTCATTATCGTCCTGACTGTCATCACAATGA TTATTTTGCTGTATGCCTGGCTTGTGGTTTGGTCCTATTACATAGAACTGCTTTTTGCCTACGAGGATGAGTTGGAAACCGGTTATGTGTAG
- the LOC26536233 gene encoding uncharacterized protein LOC26536233: MCLKKCCFFLPLNVGCTIIGAIFITFHVGELITHSDDTIFIRQVSHKWWAPVIMSPILTIGTVSSVLLVYAASKRKRGFVLVWIIVYSIIFIIYVIMGIVQLATAKPSPVILAVQVVIIVGLAYSLLITVAFYRYLGTVDSDDSI, from the exons ATGTGTTTGAAGAAGTGCTGCTTCTTCCTGCCCCTGAACGTAGGTTGCACAATCATTGGGGCGATCTTCATAACTTTTCACGTTGGTGAGCTGATAACGCATTCGGATGACACCATCTTCATCAGGCAAGTGTCCCACAAATGGTGGGCACCCGTCATCATGTCTCCGATCCTAACTATTGGAACTGTGAGCTCTGTACTGCTGGTGTACGCTGCTTCGAAG AGAAAGCGAGGCTTTGTCCTTGTGTGGATAATCGTCTATTCGATTATTTTCATCATTTATGTTATAATGGGCATCGTCCAGTTGGCCACTGCCAAACCCTCCCCGGTTATATTGGCCGTTCAGGTGGTCATCATAG TTGGTCTGGCTTATTCCCTGCTGATAACGGTGGCCTTTTACCGATATTTGGGCACTGTGGATTCGGATGATTCCATTTGA